In Piliocolobus tephrosceles isolate RC106 chromosome 10, ASM277652v3, whole genome shotgun sequence, a single window of DNA contains:
- the LOC111520282 gene encoding LOW QUALITY PROTEIN: ATP-dependent DNA helicase DDX11 (The sequence of the model RefSeq protein was modified relative to this genomic sequence to represent the inferred CDS: inserted 2 bases in 1 codon): MSEGINFSDNPGQLLSPLRCVVMAGMPFPNIRSPKLQERTAYLAHTLVSVPSVAESLHYPEMAFLTAFCLPSFTRRSRPLPDRQLHHCLVXCAFFALPTGDSAHHGPGLQGSRYKGETQQSVESRVLPGPRHKH, encoded by the exons ATGAGTGAAGGGATCAACTTCTCTGACAATCCAGGCCA GCTCCTGTCTCCCCTCCGGTGTGTGGTGATGGCAGGCATGCCCTTTCCCAACATCAGGTCTCCAAAGCTGCAGGAGAGGACGGCCTACTTGGCTCACACTCTCGTGAGCGTCCCCAGTGTTG CCGAGAGCCTCCACTACCCCGAGATGGCATTTCTCACTGCCTTCTGTCTGCCCAGTTTCACCAGGAGAAGTCGGCCTCTTCCTGACAGGCAACTGCACCACTGCCTGGT CTGCGCCTTCTTTGCTCTGCCCACTGGAGACAGTGCTCATCATGGGCCTGGTCTGCAGGGATCCCGCTACAAAGGTGAAACCCAGCAGAGTGTGGAGTCCAGAGTGCTGCCAGGACCCAGACACAAGCATTAG